A region from the Gossypium hirsutum isolate 1008001.06 chromosome A08, Gossypium_hirsutum_v2.1, whole genome shotgun sequence genome encodes:
- the LOC121205006 gene encoding uncharacterized protein — MEDVDFHHPLFLHPSDTPGTILVFHHLTGVENYTVWSRSLRIALLAKNNDRCNAFVLSWILNTVSPNLSAGLVFASDAAAVWKDLKDRFSKVDDSRIFFLHRSIAHLTQGDASPLPSVNRAYSMIVQEEAQRSFSSVMTLVSDPVAFSSTTYGSSKKFTGICDFFKLKGHKKESCCRLIGFPLDFKFNRKKAPPSALDVSSDDSSLTPQSIPSMSCSVEHNFSWILDTGATNHICFDSKSLTLPIAYPSNSRFVQLPNGKCSPITHSSSFALSHYITLTDILCDLSNGRMKEIGRHSNGLYLFESSPSLVRSSGYSLSLSTLFLPASSLGIIHQSSCVDTPQQNGIAERKHKRLLETTRALRFQLNVPTKFWGDCILAACYIINRLPSSILAWQTPFELLYKKPLDFSHFRVFGCLSFAVKPYYSDKFSSKSLPSVFMGYSSSQKGYILFCLEFKKFFVSRNVKFVEDVFPFWSTPAEFPVLFPPTPEISDSDFLIVPSLTSICSSPINPSPSPPSAIPISVPASISTSHLSTSPTLPVVDPRRSSRTIRPPS; from the exons ATGGAGGATGTTGATTTTCATCACCCGTTGTTTCTTCATCCTTCTGATACACCGGGAACGATTCTTGTTTTTCATCATTTGACCGGTGTTGAAAATTACACTGTTTGGAGTCGCTCGCTTCGAATTGCTTTGCTTGCAAagaacaat GATCGATGTAATGCTTTTGTGCTTTCCTGGATTCTCAACACTGTCAGTCCAAATTTGTCTGCGGGACTCGTCTTTGCTTCTGATGCTGCTGCAGTTTGGAAAGATCTCAAGGATCGCTTTAGCAAAGTGGACGATTCTCGTATTTTCTTTCTCCATCGGTCTATTGCGCATCTCACTCAAGGTGATGCTTCT CCTTTACCTTCGGTAAATCGGGCATACTCCATGATTGTCCAAGAAGAAGCTCAGAGGAGTTTTTCCTCTGTTATGACTCTTGTTTCCGATCCTGTGGCTTTTTCTTCTACTACATATGGAagcagtaagaagttcactggcatctgtgatttttttaaattgaaaggCCATAAAAAAGAGTCATGTTGTCGGTTGATTGGATTCCCACTGGATTTTAAGTTCAATCGTAAGAAAGCTCCTCCATCTGCTCTTGATGTTTCCTCTGATGACTCTTCCCTTACTCCTCAGA GTATACCTTCTATGTCCTGTTCAGTTGAGCATAATTTTTCCTGGATTTTGGACACTGGTGCAACTAATCATATATGTTTTGATTCTAAGAGTTTGACTTTGCCTATTGCTTACCCTTCCAACTCCCGTTTTGTTCAGCTTCCAAATGGTAAATGTTCTCCTATTACTCATTCTAGTTCTTTTGCTTTATCTCATTATATTACCCTTACTGATATTCTTTGT GATCTCTCCAATGGCAGGATGAAGGAGATTGGTAGACACTCGAATGGCCTTTACTTATTTGAGTCTTCTCCTTCCCTGGTTAGGTCATCTGGTTATTCTTTGTCTTTGTCCACCTTATTTTTACCTGCTTCT TCCTTAGGGATAATTCATCAAAGTTCATGTGTTGATACCCCTCAGCAAAATGGTATTGCTGAGCGTAAGCATAAGCGTCTCTTAGAAACTACTCGCGCTTTGCGTTTTCAGTTGAATGTTCCAACCAAATTTTGGGGTGATTGTATTTTGGCTGCTTGTTACATCATCAATCGCCTTCCTTCCTCTATTTTAGCTTGGCAAACGCCATTTGAGCTGCTCTATAAAAAACCTCTAGATTTTTCCCACTTTCGTGTTTTTGGTTGCCTATCTTTTGCAGTAAAACCTTATTATTCTGATAAATTTTCTTCCAAATCACTTCCTTCGGTTTTTATGGGTTATTCTTCTTCTCAAAAaggttatattttgttttgtttagagTTTAAAAAGTTTTTTGTCAGCCGcaatgttaaatttgttgaagATGTTTTTCCTTTTTGGTCCACTCCTGCTGAATTTCCTGTTTTGTTTCCCCCTACTCCTGAAATATCCGATTCAGATTTTCTCATTGTTCCTTCTCTCACTTCTATTTGTTCCTCTCCCATCAATCCTTCTCCAAGTCCCCCTTCCGCTATACCAATTTCGGTTCCGGCTTCGATAAGTACATCTCACCTTTCAACCTCTCCTACTCTGCCCGTTGTTGATCCTAGGCGATCTAGCCGAACCATTAGGCCTCCTTCTTGA
- the LOC107924207 gene encoding uncharacterized protein gives MSKEIVKEEAPSSSPVVSGSFASLRSVRWRISLGILPSSSSVDDLRRVTADSRRRYAGLRRWLLVDPHVPKDGRSKSPDLVMDNPLSQNPDSTWGRFFRNAELEKMVDHDLSRLYPEHGSYFQTPGCQGMLRRILLLWCLRHPEYGYRQGMHELLAPLLYVLHVDVERLSEVRKLHEHHFIDKFDGLSFEENDVTYNFDFKKFLDSMEDEIGSQGNSKKARSLDELDPEIQTIVLLSDTYGAEGELGIVLSEKFTEHDAYCMFEALMSGAHGSVAMADFFSPIPAAQSQSGLPPVIEASAALYHLLSIVDSSLHSHLVELGVEPQYFALRWLRVLFGREFSLQDLLVVWDEIFTADNSPLEKDSGNDENSSFKMFNSCRGALITAMAVSMILYVRSSLLATENATTCLQRLLNLPETINLRKLIAKAKPLQILALDSKISPLSSIFDGSYNRSKSAVSGYNLSSHPVSPKTPLSLVPDSYWEEKWRVLHKAEELKQDSLDKLSPSGKKRWSEKVKLVLSRTESDPSPARAEKYKKGHKSSVRRSLLDDLTRQLGLEEEDTEKGGCSDASNLGDHHSTEAQVEGQQNDTNIGSIYRAEERCECGSGTVVSEENSSIFSDPLSSGSGTNDHENDTEKSSFASNLSSDENDDHHQSNPEDSPLPVSSPPPEGVPLNSPHENESSGKLVSAMKERRHLSGRFQWLFRFGRNNVSQEASDKGGTNETAKSLNRDSKSNTADSSVAGASRNSSLASQRDVVDQNVMGTLKNLGQSMLEHIQVLESVFQQDRVQVGSVDNLGKSNLVGKGQVTAMTALKELRKISNLLSEM, from the exons ATGAGCAAAGAGATTGTAAAGGAAGAAGCGCCTTCGTCGTCCCCTGTTGTTTCGGGTAGCTTTGCTTCTCTGAGAAGCGTCCGATGGCGTATTAGTCTCGGTATTTtgccttcttcttcttcagttgATGATCTTCGCAGGGTAACTGCCGATTCTCGCCGaag ATATGCTGGGTTGAGAAGGTGGCTGCTAGTGGATCCACATGTTCCAAAGGATGGAAGAAGTAAATCCCCTGATCTTGTCATGGACAATCCACTCTCTCAAAACCCAG ACAGCACCTGGGGGCGATTCTTTCGGAATGCTGAGCTGGAAAAAATGGTTGACCACGATTTATCACGATTATATCCAGAACATGGAAGCTACTTCCAGACTCCTGGATGCCAGGGAATGCTGAGAAGAATATTGTTGTTGTGGTGCCTTAGGCATCCAGAGTATGGTTATAGACAAG GAATGCATGAACTCTTGGCACCTCTTCTGTATGTTCTTCATGTCGATGTTGAGCGTCTTTCGGAAGTGCGAAAGCTACATGAACACCATTTCATTGACAAATTTGATGGATTGTCATTTGAAGAAAATGATGTTACATACAATTTTGATTTTAAGAAGTTTTTAGATTCTATGGAAGATGAGATTGGATCTCAAGGTAATTCAAAGAAAGCTAGGAGTCTTGATGAGCTTGATCCTGAGATACAGACCATTGTATTGCTAAGTGATACTTATGGAGCTGAAGGTGAACTTGGTATTGTCTTGTCTGAGAAATTTACTGAACATGATGCCTACTGTATGTTTGAGGCTCTGATGAGTGGGGCTCATGGTTCAGTTGCTATGGCAGATTTCTTTTCTCCCATTCCTGCTGCTCAGTCCCAGAGTGGCTTGCCCCCTGTCATTGAAGCCTCAGCTGCATTATACCATTTACTGTCAATTGTTGATTCTTCCCTGCATAGCCATCTCGTCGAGCTTGGTGTTGAACCCCAGTATTTTGCACTTCGCTGGTTGCGGGTTTTATTTGGACGGGAGTTTTCACTTCAAGATCTCTTAGTTGTATGGGATGAGATCTTCACGGCAGATAATAGCCCACTTGAAAAAGACTCTGGAAATGATGAGAATTCCAGTTTTAAAATGTTCAATTCATGCCGTGGAGCATTAATAACTGCTATGGCAGTCTCTATGATACTTTATGTGAGATCTTCCCTGCTTGCCACTGAAAATGCAACAACTTGTCTTCAGAGACTCTTGAACTTGCCGGAGACTATAAATCTGAGAAAACTTATAGCGAAGGCGAAGCCACTGCAAATTCTTGCATTGGATTCTAAAATTTCACCTTTGTCATCTATATTTGATGGTTCTTATAACCGTAGCAAATCTGCAGTTAGTGGTTACAATCTTTCATCTCATCCAGTTTCTCCAAAAACTCCTCTATCTCTTGTGCCCGACAGTTACTGGGAAGAAAAGTGGAGAGTACTGCATAAGGCAGAGGAACTAAAGCAAGATAGTTTAGACAAACTATCTCCAAGTGGGAAAAAAAGATGGTCGGAAAAAGTAAAGCTGGTGCTATCTAGAACTGAATCTGATCCATCGCCTGCAAGAGCAGAGAAATACAAAAAGGGCCATAAGTCATCTGTTAGGCGTAGTTTGCTTGATGATTTGACTCGGCAACTTGGCTTGGAGGAAGAAGATACCGAAAAGGGAGGCTGTTCTGATGCTTCCAACTTAGGAGATCATCATTCTACAGAAGCTCAGGTAGAGGGGCAGCAAAATGATACTAACATAGGTTCAATTTACAGAGCTGAGGAAAGATGTGAGTGTGGAAGTGGAACTGTTGTCAGTGAAGAAAACTCCTCTATTTTTTCTGACCCTTTAAGTTCTGGAAGTGGTACTAATGACCATGAAAATGACACAGAAAAAAGTAGCTTTGCATCGAATTTATCGTcagatgaaaatgatgatcaccaCCAAAGTAACCCTGAAGATTCACCTCTTCCAGTTTCCTCTCCTCCTCCTGAAGGTGTCCCTTTAAATTCTCCACATGAGAATGAATCTTCAGGGAAGCTGGTCTCAGCCATGAAAGAAAGAAGACATCTCTCAGGTAGATTTCAGTGGCTTTTTAGGTTTGGACGAAACAATGTCAGTCAGGAGGCATCGGATAAAGGAGGTACCAATGAGACTGCAAAATCTCTAAATCGTGATAGCAAGAGCAATACAGCAGACTCATCAGTTGCTGGTGCTTCTCGTAATTCATCTCTTGCCAGCCAAAGAGATGTTGTGGACCAGAATGTAATGGGAACATTGAAGAATCTGGGGCAGTCTATGCTTGAACACATTCAG GTTCTTGAGTCTGTTTTCCAGCAAGATCGAGTTCAAGTGGGATCAGTGGACAACTTGGGTAAAAGCAATCTAGTTGGCAAAGGACAAGTTACAGCAATGACAGCTCTGAAAGAGCTTCGGAAGATCAGCAACCTTTTGTCAGAGATGTGA